One genomic window of Desulfobotulus pelophilus includes the following:
- a CDS encoding TIGR00180 family glycosyltransferase encodes MTKLFIPTRNRPTSLAKILQYLVEFFPHTEVIVADGSADFHKEQNISNFKTISTGLSIDYRSYPSNLGMLERCLDVLRSLDDELIIWGADDDYPNMVLLERGAAFLAKNPDYVAATGATIKIMKKKEGILHKLSVARPIQAARAEVRMKAYSQWSFPTTYAVVRRSHIFDRLKRLSSLGQPGFFDFITGLHDVYKGKIQSYADIAFFATYIPNHARLKTINKLDFLNKSSNVLAIHESIVKDLESLGYLGQEDVDRIAQKIILNRISELSGWGFKKSVKFLSSKYYLDKIVKEQFVMYDNLLQEGTDVQKRYFSYLKYIYEAMREIEVSDDNQGEPSKHTRESICL; translated from the coding sequence ATGACTAAACTTTTTATACCGACTAGAAACAGGCCGACATCATTAGCTAAAATCCTTCAATACCTTGTCGAATTTTTCCCGCATACAGAAGTCATAGTTGCTGATGGAAGTGCTGATTTTCATAAGGAACAAAATATATCTAACTTTAAAACAATATCCACTGGTTTAAGTATTGATTATCGATCGTATCCTTCAAACCTTGGAATGCTGGAAAGATGCCTTGACGTCTTGCGTTCTCTGGACGATGAGTTGATTATTTGGGGTGCTGATGATGACTACCCGAATATGGTATTGCTTGAAAGAGGCGCTGCTTTTCTGGCAAAAAATCCAGACTATGTTGCAGCCACAGGTGCAACAATTAAAATTATGAAAAAAAAAGAAGGCATTTTACATAAGCTGTCTGTTGCCAGGCCTATTCAGGCTGCAAGGGCTGAAGTCAGAATGAAAGCTTACTCTCAATGGTCATTTCCAACAACATATGCAGTTGTAAGAAGATCTCACATTTTTGATAGGTTGAAGAGGTTGTCAAGCCTAGGACAACCGGGTTTTTTTGATTTTATTACCGGTTTGCATGATGTCTATAAAGGTAAGATCCAATCTTATGCAGATATAGCATTTTTTGCAACTTACATACCAAATCATGCTCGTCTAAAAACCATTAATAAGCTTGATTTTTTAAATAAGAGCAGCAACGTTCTGGCAATTCATGAAAGTATAGTCAAGGATCTAGAATCATTAGGGTATTTAGGTCAAGAAGATGTAGACCGAATTGCTCAGAAAATTATTCTTAACAGAATTTCAGAATTATCAGGATGGGGTTTTAAAAAATCGGTTAAATTTTTAAGCAGTAAATATTATCTCGATAAAATTGTAAAAGAACAGTTTGTCATGTATGATAACCTACTGCAAGAAGGAACAGATGTTCAAAAGAGATATTTTTCATATTTAAAGTATATATATGAAGCTATGAGAGAAATTGAAGTTTCAGATGATAACCAAGGAGAGCCTTCTAAACATACAAGAGAATCTATTTGTCTTTAA